The Paroedura picta isolate Pp20150507F chromosome 2, Ppicta_v3.0, whole genome shotgun sequence sequence ggagggtaaatggtaatgactggggaaggcactggcaaaccaccccgtattgagtctgccatgaaaacgctagagggcgtcaccccaagggtcagacatgacccggtgcttgcacaggggatacctttacctttaggtaagCCCATCAAATCAACCATTGTAGAAGGGAACAGGGAAGGATTGGGGCAGCAAGTCTAAGATGGTCCTTGCAGTATTAGGAACACAAGATTGTTGTATGTGGAGAGTCCAAGACAAATAAGAAAACAGGATGTCCTGTCTGGCTGACAACTGCAGCCTGAATGTGAGAAATAACATTCATAAAAAGATGGACCAATTTGTGCTTAGTGCACTGCTTGCtgttacattttatttccctgcaaCCCTATTAAACATTTCCTACAAGTGAACTGGCCTTTGCGTAATTTCTTAGCAGATGGATGATCTACCGCAGTGAAGAATACAGAAagtggcagggaaggagaaggaaatcaTTTCTAGGCTTGATGATCAAATGTCCGCTAGTGTCCAAGAGAGGTTAATTCCTCATTTCAGCATGAGGAAAAAAAGAACACCTGCCATCTTGGGACACAGGTAATATTTTACGCTTCGTCCTACATCACCCAAACAGCAAGAGCTAGCAACTTTTTAAACAGACCCAGCCAAAAAACGGTGCCTTTGGATAAAAGCACACAGGCAGACCTGGCGGATTTTCAAGATTATTTTATTCGACATTTGCTTGTGCAACTGCATGCACCCTTGGATGAAGAGGCTGCAACACACTTGCTTAAGAAAGGAGAACAACAAAGGTGCGTGTGGGGAAATCAACTGCAGACATCACGAGAACAGGAATGACATTGCACTGTGTACTATGTTCCCATGGCAACGAGCCACGAAAAGATGAATGTTTCATATTCACTCTGCAGTATATGTCTAAATCAAAATTTCATAAAGAGCATGAGATCTCAACTGAAGATACCTGCACAAAATCTGGCAATTTTTGCATTACTCGGTAATTACAGGAAAGAAACAACGTCATTTTAGAACAGGagcagactttaaaaaaaggtaCGCAGGCATCAGTACACTTTTCGTGTTACACTATTCATTTAAGTGTAAATCAGCAATAAATGCAGATCATAGTAGGAGATACTACCCACTGTTTAATGTCATCTTGCATATCCTGATCTAGAGAAATCACAGAAACAGCCATTGGCTGCAGACTCGCTGCTACACCTGCAGATGGCTTAGAGCCTGAGGCATTGGGGAAGTTTCTAAGGCAAAGCATGTACACCGCTGAGGTTTTGAGGTTTGTCTTCTTGCCTCATATTTAAGGGCTGCCACACATCCACTAAGGAAAATCCACCTGTCAATATCTCTTTCCTTGTtttattagctgctttgagacatttCTTTGGAGCTGCTGACTATCAAAACACACAGAGAGCAGCCTCTCTACCCCTAAATAGGACACAGTTTTCTGTCATGACATCACTGGTGACAGAAGTGAATGAGCAGAGCAGAACATAATTTATTCTACAGTCAAAGGCCAGCAAATCACAATGATCAGTCAAAAGTTTCAATTACAGTGTTTAAAAACACAGCAATTTAAAACACTATTTAGTataataaaaaacccataaattTAAAATTACATGATTTCCACATTAGCCCTGAATTCAATATCAACAGGTTGGTTTTGCAGGCTatggtaaaacacacacacacacacacacacacaactttgctACTGGCACTGTAAATCTCAGGTATCCATCTTTAAGTAACATCCTGATATCTTCCAAGCTCAAGTAGCAACTATCAAGCAAAGGAGCAATTATCTTGCTACAAACGTCATAATAGAACAGGCAGTGAAGGAGAACATGATATGTACTTCACAGGGCATTACTCAGGGATTCTAATGGGGAAATACAAGTTAAAAAGTCATCCAATTTATCAACAGAAACTGACTTATGTGTTGATGATAcagtaagccagtttggtgtagtggttaggagtgaagacttctaatctagcatgctgggttcgattctgcactcccccacatgcagccagctgggtgaccttgggctctccatggcactgataaaactgttctgaccaagtagtaatatcagggctctctcagcctcacccacctcacagggtgtctgttgtggggagaggaaagggaaggcaactgtaagccgctttgagattcctccgggtagagaaaagcggcatataagaaccaactcttcttcttctaagcgaTAACATTCACCCAAAGAGGACAACAGCCCCTGAGAGTCTCACAGGCCTCCCTATATATAATAGCTAGAAGGCCCAAAAGAGCTCACAGTCAAACTGAAGGATACCATGAAACCTCTTTAAAGATTTGTGTGTGTACTTGAAAACAACAGCATAGGAGAAAGCTTCGACATCCACTCCCATGAATATAAGGCCATCAAATCCCTTTGAAAGGGAATCACCCAACATATTGTTTCAACCTGCTGGACTTCAGCATTAAATCAAGAGTCAAGTTGTTAAATCTGGATAGATTCTTAAGTTACCAAAGCTAGTTGTTTACATTTACTTCAGACTTTGACTCACATTCCACTATGCAGCGCTCCCTAGCCTCCCAGGTGGAAACCCAAACTTCTCCACCACCTCCTCGCCACATACCAGCAGGGGCTTGGCGCCAAGTGAAATCACCCACTAGCCACTCCACAAGCCCAGATCCACCTGACCACTGGATCTTAAAACAGTGATGATGGTTCACCTTCACAGACAGctcctcaccccctcccatcTGGCAGCCTCAAAAGGGGGGTGCCACACCACAAGTTGCAGAGAAGGCACTAAAGGGAGCTCTAGCAAACAGggtgcacccccccacacacacacacagacacagacacacagacacactatcCATATGGTACTTATTGATCCTGAGGAGGAATTGTTCCAAGAATTGGACCCCAGCACATCTCATGAAGAAAACCCTCCATTAAGGGATATAAGAATTAGCATACTGCACATAACCCCTGGTGATGCTCATGCAACATGACAGTGTAAAGATCAGTCTGCACATGAGACAACCAAGACTCTTAAAATTGTTTCCTGGaagacagaatcacagagttggaaggggctctaCACACCaactagttcaaccctctgctcaacgcaggacatgACAGGCTGGCTCAATTATTTGGCAAGACcagataattatttatttttactgggTTATGACATCATCATGCTACACAAGATTTGGACAGCTGAAAACCCGATAATAAATACCTACTAACTCTTCAAACTAGAGGTCACCAAAGGCGCAGGTATTTCTACCTCCTTAGGGCTGAAGAGTTTGGTTTCACCCACATTACAAAAGCTGAGGATTGTTCCCATGGTACGCAATATGTTTTCATAGGGTGAGAGAGTCCACAGAGAAGCAAGTAGATTTTATTCTTCCTGTTAAAAATACTTTCATGCTGTATAGCCAAGATCAAATAAGACTGACAGGAATGCCAAACACCAGCTTCAGACACAAATTGTTACAAGCATCTTGTATAGATCATAACAGGAATGGTCAAGATGCATATTTTAAGCATTTAATTTGAACAGCAAGACCGTGTTAATGTCATGCAAGACTAATATAAAGATTCCAATGATATCAAGCACGCAGACTCTCATTTGGAATAATCTATTCTATACTTTCTCATTACTTCCCTTTAAAAGGCTATTTAGCACCACCATATGGTTCAACAGACCTACTGTCAATTTGTGTTCATTTTGGTGTCCCACATTCTCTATAAAGATTAACGTACAGGCTGAGAAAATCTTTGCCCTGTGCATCCTAAGTATATTACACTGATAACAAAATGAAAACTCATTTTCTTCCCCAATGGGAGTTGAAGTTGTTTACAGAAACATCGCTGTTGCAAAGAACAAGTTAAAGATATGTaggaaaaaaataagggggggtgGAGTGTTCAGTtctgcatacacacacagagtaaaCAGCTTGTACAACCACCTGTGCTCTGACCTCAGCAGGCAACTATTGTTCTTGTTTGTATAAGTGCTCTGTATATTCTTAAGTGGCCAGCGTGGAACATACTATCTCTTAATGGTGTGTACTCTGCACTGCAGTAGGGAGCATTTGCTGATTAATGATGCCCTTGAGTTTCCCCGGACATGTCAAAATTTTACAGCAATAAAAAGGCTCAGCAAGCAGCAATGCTGAATTCAGTGCGTAAGAGACTGGGTTGGATTCAGTGTAAAAGTCTACTTGTActctcttgtggtacagagtggtaagcggcagaaatgctgtctggagctatctgcccatgaggctgggagttcgatccaagcagccagctcaaggttgactcagccttccatccttccgaggtcggtaaaatgagtacccagcttgctggggggtaaaacggtaatgactggggaaggcactggcaaaccaccccgtattgagtctgccatgaaaatgctggagggcgtcaccccacgggtcagacatggtgattgcacaggggatacctttaccttttaccagagCTTTTCCACAGGCAAaaaaataaggggaaaaaaacaagatcATAGTAGCCACTTCTGTCAGTAGCCACCCCCTGTAGGGGTACATATTTGGTATATCTGAGCCAGAAAAATAGCCAAAAAATACCTTAACGGTATTTTCTTGCTTCTCTTTCAGCTGGATATGGCTGATCctgaaaaatgcaaaaaatagtaGGGACTTTTCAGGATGgtcagatgttgttgttgttaggtgcgaagtcatgtccgacccatcgtgaccccaatgatcctccaggccttcctgtcctctaccattccccagagtggTCAGATCGTTGAATTTAACTATCTGATGGTCAGATAGTTGAATTTAAAGgccatttaaagggattgcagtctttttaaatgccttctaagttaactcggtgcttgcagaaggcatttaaagcaaCAGCAAGCTCgtagcttgcaaaaggcattgaaagggaatgccctcccccccttctattgAAAGCAATGaaagatgggggcaccttctttgtagtgaaagtttggtgcctctacaaAAAGTATTCCTCCCTTGAGCCTCAGATAGATTCTCCATTATTCTTTATGggcaccattgactataatggtctcAAACACAGGGTACAACAGAGCCTTAAAAATTcaggattcctgaatatttactgaatccgaatgttgttgttaggtgcgaagtcgtgtccgacccattgcgacccaatggacaatgatcctccaggccttcctgtcctctaccattccccggagtccataccATACCGGTATTGAGATTTGGGAACAATGGGAAATACCGTTATTTTTCAGGTTGCAGACCCCTATATCCCGTTTTGTATTTCTGCCAGAGAAAGATTTCTGGGATTTCAGGAAGTGATTTTAGCAGCTACTTCATTCCCAAAACAGAGGGAGTAGATTGTGGCACAAGATCTTGTGCGTGTATGTCAGTCTGTGTGAAGATAAAACACACCAAGATGAGAGGAAGAGATGTTGTACAAGACCTTCTGCAAGTAGAATTATGCTTAGGAGATTTCCTCCCCAACTTGcatattgctggatccaacctattttcttttcttttcttttttgcttgtaAGTGAACTCTTTTCAACCTGCCATGTGAAACTTATGAAAGTTAACAAAACTGTGAAGGGGTATCCAAAGAAGCACACACAGAGTTGTGCAGAACCAGTGAGGGATCTCTGTATGTGTGTCCTGGAAGGCAGTAGAGAAAGTAGGGATCCATTATGGGCTGTGGAAATTTCTTTGTGTCTCAGTGCAGAGCGCACTGTGACCAGATCCATCTTATATACATCTTATATCCATCTTAACATCTTATATGTTAAGAAGCTGGCCTTACCTGAATGCTTCAACGATGGTCCTCTCTGGTAACTTTGGTGCAACAATTCTGAAGGCTCTTTGGAAATCACTGAGAGATAAAAAACCTTTACCTTATGGGTGAGAACCAAAAATAAAAGGTTTGCTGAAAGTAATTTCAATACCTACAAAAGTAATACATTGATTAAACAGGGTTCTAAGATGCGTTCTGGCCTtatcagaagcagaagcagagatTCTACAATATTAACTAGGAAAAGACAAATCTTTCCAAGCATATAATTTTCTCGCAATATTTTCTCACCTATCACATTCCCAATGATTGCAAGGATGTCTGTTGCTCATGGATTTACTTTAGTTTGTTTGATtcactttgagagccagcgtggttacAAGCAGCAGACActgatctggagaattgggtttgatttcccaattcccactcctccatatgcaggcagctaagtgaccttgggctagtcacagttctctaagaactgttctcatagagttctcgtagccccaactacctcacaggttgtttgttgtggggagaggaaggaaatggcgattgtaagccactttgggcctctttccggtagtgaaaagtggggtataaagaaacagctcttcttagcaAAACCAAACACAGGAGATTTAAAAAACTGGTGCTTTCAGTACTACAGGCTCTTTGTCTCCTGTTGTCATGCGCTTTGTGAGAAGGCATTTATCCTACACCTATCAAGTCTACCACTTGGAAAGGCCAAAATGTGCCAAAGCTTGGCTTCTACATCTGCTGCCCAGCTGCTTCCTATCCTGTTTGCATCCCTTACCGTGGGGTTTCTGACCCTGTAGCAGCCAGGGACCTGTGGCCCTGCCCCCCCAATACAACATACATCATCGCTACAACTAGCCATGCTACACGTTTGGTTCAGTGGACAAGTCCACTTTCAGTCATTTGACACAGATGGAAAGCTTACATTGCATGTCAAAGGCAGTGAAGAGATGCCTTGCTTCACTGTGGTACAGCTGAGCAGTCTTCTTCGTGCTCATAAGATTGAGAAACTTATCAAGAGATATACCTAGAAAAATGGAGAAGTGGACACTGATCAACAGCATAACACTGTTTTTACTACAAGTACTTGTAACGCAAGCAATACAGCCCTTGTAATATTTTAATAGTGTAGTCCTAAGCAGCGTTACATACTTATCAATAGGCTTAAATGGGGCAAGTTCGCTTAAATTGTAAAAGGAAGTACTTTGAAATGGGATTTCTGCTACACGACTCAGTTCTCTTTGACCACATAAATCATCAGACTGCTATTGCAGACTTAAACATCTGTATTTAGAAGTATGTCTGGCAGATCGCGATACAGATTCCATGTAAACTATTATTGTTCCTCCTCCCTGATTGTGTGTGAGTTTATGATTTTTTTACTGAAAATATTTgctatatatatgtattttaaattctgtatGCACATGTATTTAAAATTCTGTTCTAACCTCTTGAAATATCAATGCAGAAATGTTCACTGGCTTAACAATAGCTGCTTTAGGGACCTTTATTTGGGcaggaaggtggtatagaaaaaatgtaaataaatatgagGGATTAAACATACAGAGTAATGCTACTATTTCAACCAGGCTACTTATCGGATGGAAAAGAAGCCAGAGAGAAAATGGCATTGCAAGTGGTGGATGTACTGGTGCAACCAGTAAGAAACTACCTCCACACGTCTTGTTTGCATCAGCCCTAATGATGGATGACGTAAGTGGAAAGGAATGCACTATTTTCATTACTGTTGCCTTTCAGAGGACTGGAGGAAAGTAACAGAGTCTTACGTTAAAAGGTTTTTAATGTATCAAGTGAAATATCCCAACAGCGATTCCCAATTCTGAATttgcctttgaaaaaaaaatggtttggacgcattttttaaatttcagaccCAGAGACTATTTTAATAGTTACAATGCCTTGACAAATTAGTTTTCTGTGCCAGAAAAAGGGGAGCGTGTGTTACCTTTGTGGTCTCCATACAAACCCAATAGTAGCAACATTCTGCCAATAAAGATGAGGAAGATCTTGTGTAAACATTATCACTGTTGCCATCCCCAGAAGGCTGTACATTGTATACAGATGAGTGCTGTCAACTTCCAACCAAGTCATGGTGACTCAAGGACCGTAGGGTTCTCAATGCAAGAGATcagcagaggtcatttgccactgccttcctctgcacagcaaaccagcctttccaggtggtcccccatccaagtattgtGGCTGACCCATATAAATGTTGAAGGCACTATTATTACTTAAATGGGGTGTGATACCAGTTTGGGGGTGTACGTCATATACAGTTAAAACAGCAGGTTCtccatattatttattatatttattttatcactggcagtcttcaagcaaaggttggatacacacttttcatggatgctttaggatgcttagggctgatcctgcagtgagcagggggttggactagatggcctgtatggccccttccaactctatgattctattattctagatttatacaccaccctcagTGGACTCAGTACAGTGGACTCAGATCGTATATAGCCTTAATGGTGATTACtaagaccttaagcttgatctgggattcaactggtagccagtgcagctgttgcagTATGGgccgaatatgggccctccatggtgtttccatgagaaccctggccactgcattctgtagCAGTtttagtttctggatcagggataagggtaggcctgtgtagactgagttgcagaaatccagtctagaggtgaccatcatgtggatcactgtggcaaggtgttctggggccaagttggCCGCATCAATGAGGCAGTGAGCtcatggtcaactatgtcaaaGTTGTGAAGTTGAGTAGCCCAAGAAACATTGATCTGCCCAGTCCAGCTGGCGGTGGAGGGTGAGCAGCACAgtttccactccatggccaggatggaacccTGATTGGGAtggatctaggactgaagctgtttccaggaatgctgatatatGGTCcgtggcagccctttccactactttccccagaaacgctagatgCGAGACGGGTCAGTAATTGGCAGGTTTCTgcggatccagagatggtttcttcagcagtggGCATACAACTGTCTCAGTCCCTCCAGGAATTATCCTGTTAAGAGGAAGAGGTTGATGATCTTCCAGAGGGGGACCATTATCCTCTTGTCAGCTGTTTcaagtaggcttgtgcgcttcagccactttggcagccattcaaaTTTGAGGTGGCCAGAGCTGCAGAGCAGGggagagctctgcgcctgtgtgcatGCGGCAACTCGTGCgccaccgcccctcccccccacaccacagtgctggccacctcaaatttgaatggctgccaaagctCACAAGCCTAGTTTTAAGTAGCCATGAGAGGCAGGGTTCTATTGGGCATGTGGTCAGCCTTGCTGAagtgaaataattaaagtgaaatAATTAAACAGACACAGAATTAATTCTCAAAGCACATTATTATTTTTCACTAAGATCCAAAAAAAGGGACACCTAGCTCCTCACACATCAACAGGACTTTCAGTCACAGCTTACCAggaagtagcccccccccccccataccttacGCCAAGTAGCAACCCTCTTTGAAAACTGAGGGGACTTTTGAGACAGATCAGCACATGCCATGGGGTCTGCCAAACAcatgaaaaagtaaaaaaaaaaatgctgctgaaGTCCTTTTTTGTATCCCAGGCAAGGGTTTGGGAAACAGCATTAAGTCTATGTGCTGTTGGGAGAATTCAAACCCATTCTAAAAACTGGTTTCTTTCCTGATTTAAAAATAACCACTCTTTGTTTACAAGTATATTTTCTGTTTctagcaccaaaaaaaaaaaaaaagactatgcTGGCTTAAATTATTAGGTTCTAACCATACTGTACAATTTGTTTAATAGCAGGGACTGCCTAAAAAGGCGGCATTTGCTTGCCTGAGCATCCAATTTTACTAATGCACACTGTTTTTCTATTATGTAGTGACCCTGATACAAAAAGCCACAACCTACACAGATTTCCCAGTACACATTAGTTCAATGCAAAGCCACATTCTTCTGCTCAACAGCCTGTATTTTACTTATATGAATGCAATGTAGGTTAACAGGGTTGAATTGTTACACAGACAGGCCTCTTACACTGATTGCATATTAAGTAGAGGAGCAGAGTGCTAAATACATGTGTGTATTGTATATGCAAGTATTACGGTACTCATTCACTTTtacagcagattttttaaaatgcacactgCTATATATACgcatttttgtttttcatataTTCTTACAAATTCCAAGTCCAGTGGCACAAAAACAGTTTTCAGGACCAGTTTGGTGAATGGAGGACAATGGGAAATCAGATGTGTGTGATTTCACAATATTTCTGGAGGCGTCACGGGAACAGAGTTGTCCCTAGCTAGTGAAGAGATGCTACACTAGTGGCGGAAAGTGCTGTCCAGTCACATCTGATTTGTGGCGACCCAGTAAGGTTCTTGAGGCAAGtgataaacagaggtggtttgctgttgtctgcTTCTGTGTAACAATCCTGGACTTCGttcgtggtctcccatacaagtactgACCGAGACTGTCTTTTGCTTAGCTTTTAAGATCTAATGATCTTGGGCTAATCTGCACTATCATGGCAATGCTGGATCCATACCTCCTAAAAGATCCAAAGAATTCCGAGCGGAGCCAAACTCAAGAATGACACAAGTGTCCCGTATCTCGGATGCAATTAAGTTCTATGGAAATCTTCCATCAGGATGCAGGTATTGATACAAGAGCTAACCTGCTCTCATTTCAAAGGCATAGTAGTAGACTTGATCTACACATGCAGCAGAATAGGGTGGAAGATCGAgggatatttatttttaagttcCCCCTAGTTTTAATGAAACAGCAGCAACTGTGAAAAAATAGCACATAGGGGGGAAAGGTCTACCCCTCTCCTGGCTGTACTGGTCTTCTACGTTCAAGGTGATTTTCATATGCACGGCGACCTTGGTCCAGTCAATAGTGATGGAAAGTACTGTCAACTTGCAGCTGATTTGTTGCAACTCAGTAAGTTCAGAATAACCtaccttcacagggttgttgtatagATCAATGGAGGACGGAGTGatttaaactgctttgggtctccactggggagagggtggggtatacatgaagtaaataagttATGCGCTGCACcaagtttgaagtggcacagtccattttaTCGTCCCCTCACAAGAGGGACAAGTACATGACTAAGAAAGAGCCTAAAAGGGATGTGTTTTTCATTCCTTTTTCctacgttttttgtttttttcaacacCAAAGCAGAACTGGGATTAG is a genomic window containing:
- the EFCAB11 gene encoding EF-hand calcium-binding domain-containing protein 11 isoform X11, with amino-acid sequence MLFGYKPSKMEVDSVMASVQESQSGISLDKFLNLMSTKKTAQLYHSEARHLFTAFDMQCKGFLSLSDFQRAFRIVAPKLPERTIVEAFREVDQDSDGHISFKEFEAAMNYGQDNLSALWFT